The following DNA comes from Myxococcales bacterium.
CCGGTACGACGGCCACCGAGATCTGGCTCTCCAAGCGGGACGCTCTGCTGGTGAAACGCACGGGCTCGGTGTCCTTGAGCACCGACACCGGCAACAAGACCCTCGGCACCATCGACTACACCGAGACGAGCAGCTGGCAGCTGTTGGCGACGGAGCCCGCCCCGCTCGCGGACGGCGGCACCTGAGCCCGCGACAAGTCACGCGCCCATCAAGCGGCGGAAACGCTCGAACAGATACAGAGCGTCGTGGGGGCCAGCTGCGGCCTCCGGGTGATACTGCACGCTGAAGGCCCGGGCCTCGGGGGCCTCGAGCCCCTCGCTCGTGCCGTCGTTCAAATGCACGTGGGTCGAGCGGGCCCGCCCTTCGAGGGACGCGACGTCGACCACGAAGCCGTGGTTCTGCGTGGTGATCTCCACGCGGCCCGTCGACAGATCTTTCACGGGCTGATTCAAGCCGCGGTGACCGAACTTCAACTTGTAGGTGCGGCCGCCGAGCGCCAGGGCGAGCAGCTGGTGGCCCAGACAAATGCCGAAGATGGGTTTCTTGCCGAGCAGGTCCCGGATGCTCTTCACGGCGTAGGTGACGGCGGCGGGATCGCCGGGCCCACTCGAGAGGAAGATGCCATCGGGGGACAGCGCGAGGATCTCCGCGGCGGTCGAGCTCGCGGGCACCGCCGTGACGCGGAAGCCGCTGTCCACCAGGCAGCGCAAGATGTTCTTCTTGGCGCCGAAGTCCACGGCCACCACGTGGGGAGTGGTGTCGCCGGCTGCGCCGCCCAGCTGGCCCACGCTCCAAGCCCCGCGCCCCTCGCTGAACTCGTAGCGGGTCTTGGGTGTGACGCGCGCGGCGAGGTCGAGTCCCTCCATGCTCGGCAGCGCTCGGGCGCGCTCGACCAGGACGTGCGGAGCTTCGGTTCCAATGCAGCCGTTCTGCGCGCCCTTGTCGCGGATCAGGCGAGTCAAACGCCGGGTGTCGACGCCGCCGATGGCGGTGACGCCGTGACGCGCGAGATAAGTGTCCAGGGTCTCTCGAGCGCGCCAGTTGGAGGCCCCCAGGCTCGGATCCCGCACGATGAAGCCGGCGACCTGCGGGCGACCATCGACGGACTCGTCGTCTTCCGGGGTGATGCCGGTGTTGCCGATCTGCGGCGCCGTCATCGTGACGATCTGCCCGGTGTAGCTCGGGTCGGTGAGCACCTCTTGGTAGCCGGTCATGCCGGTCGTGAACACGACCTCACCGCCCGCCGGGGCGTCGGCGCCGAACGAGAACCCGTCGAACACGGTCCCGTCCGCCAGGGCTAGGTGGGCCTTCGCTCCGCCGCTCATGCCCGCGCTCTTGCCGCGTCGAAGGCGGCGTGTCCACCCGCCAGCGTCAAGAGCACACGACCGCGGAGCTCCTTGCCGAAAAACGGGGTATTTTCCCCTTTTGATCGCAGATCCGCGCGGGAGGCAGTCCAGACCGCGGCCGGGTCGACCAGGACCAGCTCGGCGAGCGCACCCTCGGCGAGCGTCGGTGCGTCGATGCCCGCGATGCGTGCCGGTCGGGTGGACAGTGCGTCGATCAGACGCGCGAGGGTCAGGCCGTTCTTGCCGACCAGACCGAGCAGTAGGCCGAGACACAGCTCGAGCCCGAGCATGCCCGGCTTGGCGTAGGAGAACTCGCAGTCCTTCTCGAGCGAGGTGTGCGGCGCGTGATCGGTGGCGATTGCGTCCAGAGTGCCGTCCGCGAGGGCCGAGCGCAGGGCCTCGACGTCGGCCTCTTCACGCAGCGGCGGGTTCACCTTGCAAGCGGTGTCGTAGCCAATGACGGAGGCGTCGGTCAGCAGCAAGTGGTGCGGCGTCACCTCGGCGGTGACCGACAGGCCGCGGCTCTTGGCTTCGCGCAGGATGCGCACCGTGCCCAGCGTCGAGGCGTGGGCGACGTGGTAGCGCGCGCCAACGTACTCGGCGAGCAGCACGTCTCGGGCGACGATCACGTCCTCGGCCACCCGCGGCCAGCCGCGGAGCCCGAGCCGAGCGCTCACCGCGCCCTCGTGCATGTCGGCGCCAGCGGTCAGCTCGTGATCCTCGGCGTGCTGGATCACCGGTAGATCGAAGGTCTTGGCGTACTCGAGGGCGCGGCGCATCACCGCGCTCGAGCTCACACACACGCCGTCGTCGCTGACCGCGACGGCGCCGGCATCTCGCAGCTCCGCCATCTCGGTCAGCTCCTTGCCGCGCTGCCCGACGGTGATTGCGGCGATGGGGTGCAGGCGGGAGCCCCCGACCTCGGCTGCGCGGCGCAGCATCATCTCCGTCACGGCCCGGGTGTCGTTGACTGGTTTGGTGTTCGGCATCGCGCACACGTGGGCGAACCCGCCGGCGGCGGCGGCGGCGAGCCCGGTCGCGATGTCCTCTTTGTATTCCTGGCCTGGCTCGCGCAGGTGCGCGTGCAGATCGACGAAGGCTGGCAGGAGCCATTTGCCCGAGCCGTCGATGATCTGGGCGCGTTCACTCTGCTCGACGTCGCGGGCCGCACCGGGGCCGACGCGCAGGATCTTTCCGCGCTCGACGACCACGTCGACTTCGGCGTCGAGCCCTCGGCTCGGATCGACGGCTCGCACGCCCTTCACGACCAGGAGATCGACCAGCGGCGTCACGGCGGACCTCATTAGCACGCTCCGCCTCGCGCCGGGCAAGCCGTAGTTCCGGCCGGGAATTTCAGCTGCCCTGGCGCGCGCGTGGCGAGCTGGCGGCAAGAAGGTCGGAGGGGATCACAGGAAGGCGGAAGGACGAGGATTCAGAATTCAGAGTTCAGAGCTCAGAATGCCAGAGGGATCACAGGAAGGCGGAAGGGCGGGGAGGAGGATTCAGAATTCTTAACTCCGAAAATTGCAAATCTTCTGCCCTTCCGCCTTCCTGTGAAAATTCCAAGTCTCCTTCTTCGACACATCGTCACTGTGCGCCGAGCGCCGCCACGCGTTCGGCGGCGAGCCAGGCCAGGGCGCTGATGGTGTGCTGGGGGTTCACGCCGAGGTTGGTCGGAAACACGCTGGAGTCGATCACGAAGAGTCGCTCGAGATCGTGCGCCTCGAAGGTCGGCGAGACGACGCTGTGGAAGGCGGAGGCGCCCATCACGGCAGTCCCGAACAGGTGCGCGGCGATGGTGTGAAACAAACGCGGGTCGTCCGCCGCGTCGAATAGCGGGGCGAGCTGGTCCATGTTCGTGATGCGATGGGGTAGGCCGTGAACCCCGGGCAGGACCTCGCGCGCGCCAGCGGCGAACATCATCTCGGTCAAGCGACGCACTCCCAGCTTGAGCACCTGGATGTCGCGAGCGGTCATGTCGTAGTCGATGCGCGTGCCGCCGAAGAACGCCGGTCGGACCGAGCCCTGCGCCTCGGCGCGCACTTGCACACCCCACACGGCCAGGTGGGCGTAGGCGCCGAGCTCCCGCATCAGCTCGGGGCCGAGGCCGGGCAGCCGCGCTGCGGCGAGCTCCGGCGGCATCGAGACGGTCTCGAACTTCATGCGCTCGTCCCAGTAGTGGAGGCTCTCGAAGCCCTGCGTTGCGCCCCGGGACATCGTCACCGGCGCATCGAACACACCCACCACGGCGGTGCCCGGGTGGGCCTGCAGGCGTTTGCCGAGGGCGCGTGAGCCGCGCCCGATGCGGTTTGCCCACAGGAACAGCGGGGATTGGATGGCGCTCGCGGCCAGCAGCACGGCACGTCGTGCCACCACCGTCAGCTCGGGCCCGCGACGGCCGGTCAGCGGATCGGCGAACTGCCCAATCACACCCGTCACTCGGGTGCTCGTCCGCTGAAGTCGCGTCGCGGTGCAGGTCGCGTAGACCCGCGCGCCCTGGGCGACGACCCGGGGCACGTAGGAGACGTTCATGCTCTGGCGCCGCGCGGTGGGACAACCCTGGTTGCAGTGGGCGCTGCCTTCACAGTCCTTCACGTTGCGGCGGATGGCGTTGCTGCGGATCCCGAGCCGCTGGGCCGCGAGCCGCATCAGCGTGTTGTTGTTTCCGAGCATGGCCTCCGGGGCGGGCGCCACGTGCAGCTCCTCGTCCAAGAGGTCCCAGATCCGCTCGAGCTCGGAGTAGGGGAGCGCGCCCCCGAACCCGAACTCGTCGCGCCAGCGTCCCCAGATCTTCTCCGGCATGCGGTGGATGATCGCGCCGTTGATGGCGGTCGTTCCGCCCACACAGCGGCCCTGCAAAATGGGCGTGAATGCCCGGCCGTTTGCCACTTGAAACCCGGCGTCACGCCAGACGCGTTTCATGCCGGACCACAGATCACTGCGCAGCTCCTCGGCCGGGATGTGGGGTCCCTCCTCCAGCATCACGACGTCGAGGCCGGCCTCACTCAGCACTCGAGCGGCCGTCGCACCCGCCGCCCCGGTGCCGATGATCACGACGTCGGCGGCGTCCTCCACGCGCCGCCTGTCGGCGACGTCCCGGTGCTGGACGATCGCGCCGCTCACGGCTCGGTGCCTCTGGCCCAGGTTGGTGGCGACTCGTCCCGCACGTCGATCGAGAGCGCGGCCTGCACTGCTGGGAGGCCCGCGAAGCCGAGCGCACCGAGCATCTTGAACAGCAGCGGCAACTCGCGCACGAGGTACACGTCGCTCGAGCGAAGTTTCTCCAGCACCTTCAGGCGTTCGTCGTCGGAGAGGGACGGGAACAAAACAAAGCGGCGGATCACGAACAGCGGGCACAGGACCAGGAGCCAGAGACACACGCGTGCACCCAGCGTCACCCGCGCGGGCGCGTGGGTGAGCAGCTCGTCGAGGAAACGCCCGAGATCGACGTCCCGCGCGCCGATGCTGAGCCCGCCCGAGGTTCCGCTCGGCAAGAGGGTGGCCCACAGCTCCGCGAGCCAGCGGCGTTCGAAACCAAACCAGGTCACGGGCTGGACTCTACTCGAACGCGGACGAATGCGGCGGTCGACCGGGTTTTCACCACACCGGTGTGCGCGGGAAATCGACGTCGCCGCTCACGTTCGTCTCGATGGCCTGCATCAGCGCCAGCACCGTGCGCTCTTGCCAGGGGCGCGCGACCAGCTGTACGCCGACCGGCAGGCCTGCGCTGGCCTCGTCGATGCGGCGAGCGAGCCGCCCCGTCTGCCCCTTCGCCCGGTCGCGCCGGGCCTCGGCGCTGTGCACCCGTGTGACTGGCACGACACCCGCGACGAAACCGGCGGCGTTCCAGGGCAGGGTGTAGGAAGCCGCCAACATCAGCTCGGCGGAGAGGCCGTGGGGCACGGCAGGCGTGGCGTAGGGCGGACAGAGCAGCGCGTCGATCCCGCTCGCGGCCAGGGCATCCGAGAGGGCCTCCGTCAGTGTGTCGAGGCTCGCTGCGAGCCGTTGGGTCTCCCCGACGCTGCGTTCCCCGATAGCGCCGAGCAAGCGTGCGAAGGCGCGATCGCCCGAGAGCTCCGCGACCTTGGCCATGGTGGCGCGCACCGCGCCTGGCAGGCGTACGAGTTGATGTAGCGAGCGCAGTGACTCCGCGACTGGGCCTCCGCGCAGCGCCTCGATCATCGTCTTGCCGCCCTCGGCCCCCAGCAACTTGACCGCGTCGTAGAACAACTCCGTGAGCCCCGGCGCATCGAAGGGCCGCACGCTGACGCCGGCCGCGGCCAGGGCATCCTTCGCGCGCTCGATGGCGCCGATGATCGCGCTGGACGGCGCGATCAGCTCGTTGCCTTTCAGGATGCCGACGACCAGCGTGCTCAGGTGTTTGGCGGGCAGATCCGTGACCGGCGGAACGCGGGCGTCGAGCTTGGCGAGGAGCGTGGCGGGAAGCGCTTCGAGGGCGAGCTCGAGATCTGCGGTGGTGCGCGCGAGCAGCGAGGTCTGGAGCGGGATGCGCTCGAGGCCCGGCAGCGGTCCGTGGCTGCCGGCGTTGGGCAGACGAAACGCCGTGGGTTTGAGCGCGGCGATGCCGCAGAAGTGTGCCGGAACGCGCACGCTCCCGCCCAGATCGGTCCCGACTCCGAGGGGTGAGAGTCCGGCTGCGATGGCCGCCGCTTCGCCGCCGCTCGATCCACCGGCGGAGTGTCGCGGGCTGAAGGGGTTTGCCGTGCGACCAAAGAGTGGGTTGTCGCTCTCGTACGCCATCAGCAGCTGGGCCAGGTTGGTGCGCCCGAGGATGATCGCGCCGGCGTCGTTGAGAGCCCGGACCATTGCGCTGTCCGACGCGGCGCGGGAGTCGCGTCTCGACACCACGCCGAGCGTGGTCGGACGACCCGAGAAATCGAAACACTCCTTGATCGTGACCGGCAGCCCGTGCAGCGGTCCGCGGGTATTGCCCTCGCTGCGCTCGGCGTCGAGGCGGTCTGCGCTCGCGAGCGCCTCGGCGTGGAACACCTCGCTGAACACGGACAGCTCGCGGTCCACCTCGTTGATGCGCTCGAGGTGTGCGCTGACCAGCTGTCGGCTCGTGAGCTCTCCGGCGGCCAGCCCTTGCTGCATTTCCCGGGCCGAGCGCCGATGCCATTCGGGCGGTGGTTTTCCGCTCGGTGGCTCGCGCAGGGAATCGGGGGGGGCGTTCACGTCGGCGCGGAGGCTACCTCACGGACCGGCGAGCTGGGAACGGTGTCCCGCTTTCGCTCGGTGGGCGTGGCCAAAGCTCGGTGCTAGCGTGCGCCCCGAAGCGGAGGCAGGCATGGCGCGACAGGATCGATTCCGCAAACTCGACCGGGACCATTGGGACGTGATCGTGGTCGGCGCCGGCATCGGCGGCCTGACCACCGCGGCGCTGCTCGCGCGACGTGGGCTCGGGGTGTTGGTGGTCGATCAGCACTACGTCGCCGGCGGGAACGCCACCATCTTCAAGCGGCCGGGCTACGAGTTCGACGTGGGTCTGCACTACATTGGGCAGTGTGAGCGGGGCCTGTTTCCCCGCGTGCTCGCCGATGCGGGCGCCGAGGCCGTGGGATTTCTGCCGATGGACCCCGACGCCTTCGACACCGTGGTCCTGCCGGGCTTCGAGCTTGGCGTGCCTCGGGGCATCGAGCGATATCGGTTGCGTCTGGTGGACGCCTTTCCTTCGGAGAAGGCCGGCATCGATCGCTACGTGAAGTATCTGAGCGAGCAGTCGCGGATCGACGCGGCGCTGCGCAAGCCGCGGCGGCTGCCGGGAGTGCTGCTCTCGTCGCCGCTCTTGCTGCGTTGGGGCGCGGGCACGCTGGGCTCCTTCCTGGATACTTGCACGAGAAATCCCGAGCTTCGCACGGTGCTCGCCGCGGAGAGCGGCGACTACGCGGAGCCGCCGAGCCGCGCATCGCTGGCGCTGCACGCGGGGCTGATGCTGCACTACCTGTCGGAGGGTGGATATTACCCCGAGGGCGGCGGGCAGGTGATGAGCGATCATCTGGCCGACGCCATCGAGGCCCACGGCGGCAAGCTCCTGCTCTCGACGCGCGTCTCGCGCATCGTGGTGGAAAACGGCCGCGCCGTCGGTGTGCGCCTGGCCAACAAACACCTGGGTGAACGCGAGGTCCGGGCGCGACGCATCGTGGCGAACACCGACATCAAGAAGCTGTACCTGGATCTGCTCGGTCCCGAGCTGGTGCGCGCGCGCACCCTCCGCAAAGCGCAACGCTGGCAGATGGCTCCCGCCCTCGGCATGGTCTATGTCGGCGCGCGGCGCGCGGCGCTCGGAGCGCGGACGAAGAACACGAACTACTGGATCTACAACAGCACCGACGTCGAGGCTGCTTACGCCGAGAACCGAGCCGGACGCTTCGCGAAACAGGCGTTGGTCTACGTGTCGCTCGCGTCCCTCAAAGATCCGGAGAACCGGCGGGTCGCGCCGCCGGGCATCGTCAACCTGCAGCTGATGAGCCTGGCGCCGAACCAACCGGAGGCCTGGGGTGTGCGCGATGTGGACGTGGTGACGGGCGCGTATCGCGACAGCCCCGAGTACCAGGCGCGGAAGGCCGAGTACACGGAGCTCTTGTTCCGCGGCGCCGAGCGTGTGTTTCCGGGGTTGCGCGAGCACGTCGTGTTCGAAGAGACGGCCACGCCGCTGACCCACAGCCGCTACACCCTCTCGACCGGCGGCACGTCGTATGGCCTGGCGTTGATCCCGGAGCAGTTCCTGTGGCGCAGGCCGGGGCCGAAGACCGAGATCGAAGGTCTGTTCGTGTGCGGTGCGAGCACCTATACCGGACACGGCATCGCAGGGGCCATGGCCTCCGGGGTGAACGCGGCGGCGGCCATTGCGGGCAGCCAGGTGTGGAGCGAAGTGACCCGCGCGCGGCCGCAGGGGGTGCCGCACGAGAAGGCGTCGATCCCGAAGCCGGCGCCGGAGCTCAGCGCCCGCGCCTAGCCCACGCCCGTCGGGGGGCCGGCAGCGAAGCTCCGCGCTCGCTTGCGCTCTCCTTACGCTCTCCCGCCGCGTGCTGGTGGTTCCTCGTCTCCGCAAAGAGCTTGTCATAGCAAGTATTGACCGGACGAGGCACCCGCGTCCCGGCCATCCGCCGCAGCTTTGGCGCCGAACACCTTGCAAGTCCCGGAAAACAAACGACGTTCAACCTGTTCGGCGCTCTAGCGCCCACCCCGGTGGGAGTCGCACGCGCGGCGTTCTTCAGTCGAACACACGCTCGCCGCCGATGACGACGGCGCGCACGGGGTTCATGCCGAACGCGTACCCGAGCCAGCGGTGGTCCGGCACGTCGCACACGATCAGATCGGCGCGTTTTCCCGGCTCGATGCTGCCGATCTCTGCGCCGCGGCCGAGGGCGTGGGCGGCGTTGATGGTGCAGGCCACGACCGCCTCGCTGGTGGTCATGCCGAGCGTGCGACAGGCCAGTGCGATGCACATTGGCAGCGAAGGCGTGAACGACGAACCCGGGTTGAAATCCGTGGCAATGGCCAAGGGGACGCCGGCCTCGATCAGGCGCCGGGCTGGCGCGTGATCGTGCATGGCGAGGTGAAACGGTACCCCGGGCAAGAGCACGCCGATGGGCGGTCGTTCAGCGCTGCCGAGGGCGGTGATGGCATCGTCGCTGATGTGTTCGAGGTGATCGACGCTGGCGGCGCCGAGCCTCGCACCGAGCGCCGCCGCACCGCTCGACGTGAACTGCTCCGCGTGCAGCTTCAGGCCGAAGCCCAGCTCCTTCGCGCAGCCGAGGATGCGCTCGGCCTCGTCGAGGGTGAACGCCTCTTGTTCGCAGAACACGTCGACGAACTCGGCCAGCTGGCGGCCCTTGATCTCGAGCATCAGCTGCTCGAGCAGCACCAGGTAGGCCTCGCGGTTGTCTCTGTACTCCGGTGGCACGACGTGAGCGCCGAGGAAGGTGCTGACGATGCGCAGGGGCAGCTCACTCTGCACCGTGCGGGCGACCTCTAGCAGCTTGATCTCCCCGTCGCGGTCGAGGCAGTAGCCGCTCTTGGCCTCGAGGGTCGTCGTTCCGTGCACCATGCACTCGGTGGCCCAGCGCACGGCGTTGGTGTTCAAGGCGCCGATGGCCGAAGCGCGGGTCTTCTTGACGGTGCGCTGGATGCCGCCGCCCTCCCGCAGGATCTCCAGGTAGGGTTTGCCACTCATGCGCTGCTCCCACTCGACGCAGCGGTCGCCGGCAAAGACCAGATGGGTGTGGCAGTCCACGAAGCCGGGCAACACGATGCCGCCGGCGGCGTCGAGCACCTGGTCTTCGTCCACGTGGTGTTCGCGCCGCAGGCGGTCGCTCGCGCCCACGGCGAGGATGCGGCCCTTGGCGATGGCGACGGCACCGTCGCGGATGACGCGGACCACCGCCTGATCGGCGCCGCGCGCCGGGCGATCCGAGAACCCCGCGCAGGTGACGACCTCAGCGGCGTTGACGATCAGCAGATCGGCTTCCGACATCGCGGCACCTCTTAGCGCGGGGCGGAGGCCGGCAGGGAAGATTTCGGATCGGGGGGGCCAGCGCGGCCGGGACTACCAGCAGTCGTTGTGGTTTTGCCCGTGACACGTGCCGTTGCAGCGAGGGTCGCCGCCGCTGCAGGCGTTCTTGGTCACGTTGACGGAGCCGCCGCTTGGCCCGGTGATCGGTTGTTTGGTGTCCTTCGCGCCGTTCATGTGGGTCGGCGTGTTGGCCGCGTTGTGGCACACGGTGCACGCGAGGTTCTCGCCGTTGACGTGTTTGTCGTGCTGACCGGTATTGGGGCTGGCCTGGTGGCAGCTGCCGCAGCTGCCAGTGTTCCAGGTGCCACCGGCCCAATAGGGCGTCACCACCGGCGCCCCACCGTTTCCGTTCGAGTGGCATGAACCGGTGCACGTGCCGCGGGCGGTGACCGGGGCTCCCTGTGTTGCGTTCACGTTCCACGCCATCGCGGTGTAGGGCGCTGAGAACAGCACATCGCCGTGGTGGCCAGCCGTCCCGAGCCCGGTCGAAGGGACGTATTGGAGGGCGTGGGCCACATCACCGCTGGCCGGCAGCGTGTGGCAAGCGCCGCATGCAAACGCAACGTGCGTCGCGCTGGCCGTGAGGTGCGGGACGTGCCTGCCGACTGCCAGGGTGTTGGTCGCCGTCTCGTCGCCGACGCCGAAGGGCGGGTTGTTCTGGTTCGGCGGTGTGCCGTGACAGAAACTGCAG
Coding sequences within:
- a CDS encoding GMC family oxidoreductase gives rise to the protein MSGAIVQHRDVADRRRVEDAADVVIIGTGAAGATAARVLSEAGLDVVMLEEGPHIPAEELRSDLWSGMKRVWRDAGFQVANGRAFTPILQGRCVGGTTAINGAIIHRMPEKIWGRWRDEFGFGGALPYSELERIWDLLDEELHVAPAPEAMLGNNNTLMRLAAQRLGIRSNAIRRNVKDCEGSAHCNQGCPTARRQSMNVSYVPRVVAQGARVYATCTATRLQRTSTRVTGVIGQFADPLTGRRGPELTVVARRAVLLAASAIQSPLFLWANRIGRGSRALGKRLQAHPGTAVVGVFDAPVTMSRGATQGFESLHYWDERMKFETVSMPPELAAARLPGLGPELMRELGAYAHLAVWGVQVRAEAQGSVRPAFFGGTRIDYDMTARDIQVLKLGVRRLTEMMFAAGAREVLPGVHGLPHRITNMDQLAPLFDAADDPRLFHTIAAHLFGTAVMGASAFHSVVSPTFEAHDLERLFVIDSSVFPTNLGVNPQHTISALAWLAAERVAALGAQ
- a CDS encoding amidase → MNAPPDSLREPPSGKPPPEWHRRSAREMQQGLAAGELTSRQLVSAHLERINEVDRELSVFSEVFHAEALASADRLDAERSEGNTRGPLHGLPVTIKECFDFSGRPTTLGVVSRRDSRAASDSAMVRALNDAGAIILGRTNLAQLLMAYESDNPLFGRTANPFSPRHSAGGSSGGEAAAIAAGLSPLGVGTDLGGSVRVPAHFCGIAALKPTAFRLPNAGSHGPLPGLERIPLQTSLLARTTADLELALEALPATLLAKLDARVPPVTDLPAKHLSTLVVGILKGNELIAPSSAIIGAIERAKDALAAAGVSVRPFDAPGLTELFYDAVKLLGAEGGKTMIEALRGGPVAESLRSLHQLVRLPGAVRATMAKVAELSGDRAFARLLGAIGERSVGETQRLAASLDTLTEALSDALAASGIDALLCPPYATPAVPHGLSAELMLAASYTLPWNAAGFVAGVVPVTRVHSAEARRDRAKGQTGRLARRIDEASAGLPVGVQLVARPWQERTVLALMQAIETNVSGDVDFPRTPVW
- the carA gene encoding glutamine-hydrolyzing carbamoyl-phosphate synthase small subunit, which encodes MSGGAKAHLALADGTVFDGFSFGADAPAGGEVVFTTGMTGYQEVLTDPSYTGQIVTMTAPQIGNTGITPEDDESVDGRPQVAGFIVRDPSLGASNWRARETLDTYLARHGVTAIGGVDTRRLTRLIRDKGAQNGCIGTEAPHVLVERARALPSMEGLDLAARVTPKTRYEFSEGRGAWSVGQLGGAAGDTTPHVVAVDFGAKKNILRCLVDSGFRVTAVPASSTAAEILALSPDGIFLSSGPGDPAAVTYAVKSIRDLLGKKPIFGICLGHQLLALALGGRTYKLKFGHRGLNQPVKDLSTGRVEITTQNHGFVVDVASLEGRARSTHVHLNDGTSEGLEAPEARAFSVQYHPEAAAGPHDALYLFERFRRLMGA
- a CDS encoding imidazolonepropionase encodes the protein MSEADLLIVNAAEVVTCAGFSDRPARGADQAVVRVIRDGAVAIAKGRILAVGASDRLRREHHVDEDQVLDAAGGIVLPGFVDCHTHLVFAGDRCVEWEQRMSGKPYLEILREGGGIQRTVKKTRASAIGALNTNAVRWATECMVHGTTTLEAKSGYCLDRDGEIKLLEVARTVQSELPLRIVSTFLGAHVVPPEYRDNREAYLVLLEQLMLEIKGRQLAEFVDVFCEQEAFTLDEAERILGCAKELGFGLKLHAEQFTSSGAAALGARLGAASVDHLEHISDDAITALGSAERPPIGVLLPGVPFHLAMHDHAPARRLIEAGVPLAIATDFNPGSSFTPSLPMCIALACRTLGMTTSEAVVACTINAAHALGRGAEIGSIEPGKRADLIVCDVPDHRWLGYAFGMNPVRAVVIGGERVFD
- a CDS encoding dihydroorotase — encoded protein: MVDLLVVKGVRAVDPSRGLDAEVDVVVERGKILRVGPGAARDVEQSERAQIIDGSGKWLLPAFVDLHAHLREPGQEYKEDIATGLAAAAAGGFAHVCAMPNTKPVNDTRAVTEMMLRRAAEVGGSRLHPIAAITVGQRGKELTEMAELRDAGAVAVSDDGVCVSSSAVMRRALEYAKTFDLPVIQHAEDHELTAGADMHEGAVSARLGLRGWPRVAEDVIVARDVLLAEYVGARYHVAHASTLGTVRILREAKSRGLSVTAEVTPHHLLLTDASVIGYDTACKVNPPLREEADVEALRSALADGTLDAIATDHAPHTSLEKDCEFSYAKPGMLGLELCLGLLLGLVGKNGLTLARLIDALSTRPARIAGIDAPTLAEGALAELVLVDPAAVWTASRADLRSKGENTPFFGKELRGRVLLTLAGGHAAFDAARARA
- a CDS encoding NAD(P)/FAD-dependent oxidoreductase is translated as MARQDRFRKLDRDHWDVIVVGAGIGGLTTAALLARRGLGVLVVDQHYVAGGNATIFKRPGYEFDVGLHYIGQCERGLFPRVLADAGAEAVGFLPMDPDAFDTVVLPGFELGVPRGIERYRLRLVDAFPSEKAGIDRYVKYLSEQSRIDAALRKPRRLPGVLLSSPLLLRWGAGTLGSFLDTCTRNPELRTVLAAESGDYAEPPSRASLALHAGLMLHYLSEGGYYPEGGGQVMSDHLADAIEAHGGKLLLSTRVSRIVVENGRAVGVRLANKHLGEREVRARRIVANTDIKKLYLDLLGPELVRARTLRKAQRWQMAPALGMVYVGARRAALGARTKNTNYWIYNSTDVEAAYAENRAGRFAKQALVYVSLASLKDPENRRVAPPGIVNLQLMSLAPNQPEAWGVRDVDVVTGAYRDSPEYQARKAEYTELLFRGAERVFPGLREHVVFEETATPLTHSRYTLSTGGTSYGLALIPEQFLWRRPGPKTEIEGLFVCGASTYTGHGIAGAMASGVNAAAAIAGSQVWSEVTRARPQGVPHEKASIPKPAPELSARA